In one window of Leptospira sp. WS92.C1 DNA:
- the hflX gene encoding GTPase HflX produces the protein MKKISEKRIREDVIISQEISRTLCELSLEISKQIGILIDRSGYVTHVLVGSDNSIEIPFLDRLRTSEARLRGLRLVHTHLKGETLNQEDLTDLALLRLDYITAVIMDSSGNPSGYYSAHFNPDSEEELWTVLPKQYPGQLSEGILDEILEIESRLSRSRTNLKDAQKENRAFLVGVYPERNVKRHPSLSIAELKELCRTAEVHVVDTFIQRKNRLDPSTVLGKGKLEEIILKAIQKHVELLVFDLELTPSQAKKISDIADIKVIDRTQLILDIFARNAKSRDGKLQVELAQLKYLKGRLTELDDNMSRLTGGIGGRGPGETKLEIGKRRVEERISRLEVELKSLKKRREINRRQRKRNELPVVGIVGYTNAGKSTLLNSLTNSEVLSENKLFATLDPTTRRIRFPEEREIIISDTVGFIHDLPPELSNAFKATLEELGDSDLLVHVVDISNPDYKLQMEAVEKILEELDLSHIPMIQVYNKIDHLEKFKTLASEEGFSSGYKKSSREILNNGPGLEAIADLKEELGIDSHADTVLVSAYQGWGLKTLLDLLEEKIYENAFLASSKE, from the coding sequence CTGAAAAAAATTTCCGAAAAAAGAATCCGAGAAGATGTAATCATTAGTCAAGAAATTTCACGCACTCTCTGCGAATTATCCTTAGAAATCAGTAAACAAATCGGAATTCTGATCGATCGATCGGGATACGTTACTCATGTGTTGGTTGGATCCGATAATTCCATAGAAATTCCGTTTTTGGATCGTCTTCGTACTTCCGAGGCGAGATTGAGAGGTCTTAGGCTTGTTCACACGCATTTAAAGGGGGAAACGCTCAATCAGGAAGACTTGACTGACTTAGCTCTTTTACGCTTGGATTATATCACAGCAGTGATTATGGATTCGTCCGGAAATCCGAGCGGGTATTATTCCGCTCACTTCAATCCGGATTCGGAAGAGGAGCTTTGGACCGTTCTGCCCAAACAATATCCCGGCCAACTTTCGGAGGGAATTCTGGATGAAATCTTGGAAATCGAGTCTCGGCTTTCTCGTTCCAGAACCAATCTCAAGGACGCACAAAAAGAAAATCGAGCTTTTTTAGTAGGCGTGTATCCCGAGCGAAACGTAAAAAGACATCCATCTCTTTCCATCGCGGAATTGAAAGAACTTTGTAGGACCGCGGAGGTTCACGTGGTGGATACGTTTATTCAAAGAAAGAATCGACTGGATCCTTCGACTGTTTTGGGAAAAGGAAAACTGGAAGAGATCATCTTAAAGGCGATTCAGAAACACGTCGAACTTCTTGTATTTGATCTCGAACTCACTCCTTCTCAGGCGAAGAAGATCTCAGATATCGCGGACATCAAAGTGATCGACAGAACACAACTCATTCTGGATATCTTTGCAAGAAACGCGAAAAGTCGAGACGGTAAACTTCAGGTAGAATTGGCTCAGCTTAAATATCTCAAAGGGCGACTAACGGAGCTGGATGACAATATGTCCAGATTGACGGGGGGAATCGGAGGACGAGGACCGGGGGAAACAAAACTGGAAATCGGAAAACGAAGAGTCGAAGAGAGAATTTCGAGACTCGAAGTGGAGCTCAAATCCCTCAAAAAAAGAAGGGAGATCAATCGCCGTCAGAGAAAAAGAAACGAACTTCCGGTTGTAGGTATCGTCGGATACACGAACGCAGGAAAGTCCACGCTTTTAAATTCTCTCACCAACAGCGAGGTATTATCCGAGAACAAATTATTTGCGACTCTGGATCCCACGACGAGAAGAATCCGATTTCCGGAGGAAAGAGAAATTATCATTTCGGATACGGTTGGATTTATCCACGATCTTCCTCCCGAACTTTCCAATGCGTTCAAAGCGACTCTGGAAGAGTTGGGGGATTCTGATCTTTTGGTTCACGTGGTGGATATTTCCAATCCGGATTATAAGTTGCAGATGGAAGCGGTGGAAAAGATTTTAGAAGAATTAGATCTTTCTCATATACCGATGATTCAGGTTTACAATAAAATCGATCATCTCGAAAAATTCAAAACCTTGGCGTCTGAAGAAGGATTTTCCAGCGGATATAAAAAATCTTCTCGGGAAATTTTGAATAACGGACCCGGTTTGGAAGCGATTGCGGATTTGAAGGAAGAATTGGGAATTGATTCTCACGCGGATACGGTTCTGGTATCCGCTTATCAAGGATGGGGTTTAAAAACTCTTCTGGATCTTTTGGAAGAAAAAATCTATGAGAATGCTTTTTTGGCTTCTTCCAAGGAATGA
- a CDS encoding HEAT repeat domain-containing protein, producing MSLYSKVNKLIFCAILISTTGWVLNAESGKLNFGNTELPKPVDAPNASASDSNSTEPSTENNSGGPSADDPRNLTEESDGVSSYEKLKRKDLTAKEREEILYDLSLKKGILTVFRAETEKRYKLLDKMALTHSIPRVRAAAVLALGRMGRSGVKTLHHVVERDGEAVKQAAYKALADIGSPSSLDYFFRGIKSNDPEIQFASWRGMGKTNDPSARDALLRQGIRSTRTEIVKASLLGLAAFQVNEDLKLFKTYLDSEDPELQKTAIEAFGIHKTRASLKILEQTLETKPELVKNIIEAIGQNKSLYGTYSFIRILENSASDELTQRIIAQLHMRKAFYQFGTVNVEGGFAQENPYPTSRKLRALTAGEVGKILQKTDRRFIQKVGDKFVEDHYFLVLLESKNPESYNETVKSWVFGPYLKLRTVNAPPKEKKRKGKKFKKTNDTPASDMEETDSANPTNSEQTPSSENGPPLEN from the coding sequence ATGTCCTTATATTCAAAAGTAAACAAATTGATTTTTTGCGCAATTCTCATCTCGACCACGGGTTGGGTTCTCAATGCGGAATCCGGCAAACTTAATTTTGGAAATACGGAACTTCCAAAACCGGTGGATGCTCCGAATGCATCCGCATCGGATTCGAATTCTACCGAACCTTCGACCGAAAACAATTCCGGTGGTCCGAGCGCGGACGATCCCCGAAATCTTACGGAAGAATCGGACGGAGTTTCTTCCTATGAAAAACTAAAACGAAAAGATCTGACCGCCAAAGAAAGAGAGGAAATTTTATACGATCTTTCGCTCAAAAAAGGAATTCTAACCGTTTTTCGCGCTGAAACGGAAAAACGTTATAAACTTTTGGATAAAATGGCTTTGACACATTCGATTCCGAGAGTCAGAGCCGCGGCAGTTTTAGCACTTGGAAGAATGGGACGATCAGGAGTAAAAACTCTGCATCATGTAGTTGAACGCGACGGTGAGGCGGTAAAACAAGCGGCCTATAAAGCGTTAGCCGATATCGGCTCCCCGTCCTCTTTGGATTATTTTTTTAGGGGAATCAAATCCAACGATCCCGAAATTCAATTCGCTTCTTGGAGAGGAATGGGAAAAACAAATGATCCCTCCGCAAGAGACGCGCTGCTTCGTCAGGGAATCCGTTCCACGCGTACGGAAATCGTAAAAGCATCTCTTTTAGGTCTTGCGGCGTTTCAAGTAAACGAAGACTTAAAACTTTTCAAAACGTATCTGGATTCGGAAGATCCGGAGTTGCAAAAAACCGCGATCGAAGCTTTTGGAATCCATAAAACAAGAGCTTCTTTGAAAATATTGGAACAAACCCTCGAAACAAAACCGGAACTCGTAAAAAACATCATCGAAGCGATCGGTCAAAACAAAAGTCTTTACGGCACTTATTCGTTTATTAGAATCTTGGAAAATTCCGCTTCCGACGAGTTGACTCAGAGAATCATAGCTCAACTTCATATGCGGAAAGCGTTTTATCAGTTCGGAACCGTAAATGTGGAAGGAGGTTTCGCGCAGGAAAATCCGTATCCGACTTCCCGCAAACTCAGAGCGTTGACAGCCGGAGAAGTTGGAAAAATTCTACAAAAAACGGATCGAAGATTCATCCAAAAAGTCGGAGATAAATTTGTAGAAGATCATTATTTTCTGGTTTTGTTGGAATCCAAAAATCCGGAAAGTTACAATGAAACCGTAAAGTCTTGGGTATTCGGTCCTTATCTCAAACTCAGAACCGTCAACGCTCCTCCAAAAGAGAAAAAAAGAAAAGGAAAGAAATTTAAAAAAACAAACGATACGCCCGCGTCTGACATGGAGGAAACCGATTCTGCAAATCCGACGAACAGCGAACAAACTCCGTCGTCTGAAAACGGTCCTCCTTTAGAGAATTGA
- a CDS encoding response regulator gives MKKIVLIVDDNDRYANNLKIWFEKKGFETVRAVDAVEGWKFYSQDKNRFHTIVTDITMETQTSGLWMIRNIHKDGYQGNKIIATTGFDFPGVMSISSSVLPWFAGIGWMVPKVPLKAGTVVFQPTSLKKKISYESIL, from the coding sequence ATGAAGAAGATCGTTTTGATCGTAGACGACAACGATCGCTACGCAAACAATTTAAAGATTTGGTTTGAAAAAAAAGGATTTGAAACCGTAAGGGCCGTGGACGCCGTGGAAGGTTGGAAATTTTATTCTCAGGATAAGAATCGGTTTCATACGATTGTAACTGACATCACGATGGAAACTCAAACTTCAGGTCTTTGGATGATCCGAAACATTCACAAGGATGGGTATCAGGGAAATAAGATCATCGCAACCACCGGCTTTGATTTTCCCGGTGTGATGTCGATTTCCTCGTCCGTTCTTCCCTGGTTTGCGGGAATCGGATGGATGGTTCCGAAAGTTCCGTTAAAAGCCGGAACGGTAGTTTTCCAGCCGACTTCTCTCAAAAAGAAAATCTCTTACGAATCAATTCTCTAA
- a CDS encoding ABC transporter ATP-binding protein, whose amino-acid sequence MKLFLRLLSYSVRYKYRFSLGIAFALLTAILNAISLTAFIPLFDSLGNDKQTRFQLQLTLPEQRILIKQKVFGEESLDGLEKTKLLLIDVKEWVNGRTKGLEPKEVVWAICIIVMPLYLLKLITYLLSVFCIATAGYKAVRDIRQELFEKNQLLPLTYFFKEKTGLMMSRIINDVEVVAAVISSNFRDATINFFYVITHLMVLLYLNTELLVVACLTVPVIILPVTLFTRKITKSTVRSQEKMADLNANIQEMISGIKVIRVFNTEQYEQTKFGKINHNVYRRNFKGQFYLQIAPSLVELTSSIVVLGFFAAGASLIYNGRFTQGEFMAFLLTLLFLLRPLTQLSQMVGKITQAIASGKRIFEIVDLETEDHSEESKISAPPLETSIEFKNLFFSYPGTNAAVLKDINLKVKKGETIALIGASGCGKSTLMDLLPRFFDPSSGTIEFDGTDVRDISLGDLRKKIGIVTQDIFLFHGSVADNIAYGKPGATRKDVIRAARLAHAHDFIKKMDNGYDSILGVRGLNLSGGQRQRLVIARALLRDPEIMILDEATSALDVESERLVSDALRRLYTNRTTFVIAHRLSTIKDIPRIIVMDNGKIVEEGDHNSLYEQNGIYRKLSDNQFATNNGVLP is encoded by the coding sequence ATGAAGCTTTTTCTCAGGCTTTTGTCCTATTCTGTACGTTATAAGTACCGATTCAGTTTAGGAATCGCGTTCGCTCTATTGACCGCGATTTTAAACGCGATTTCTCTCACGGCCTTTATCCCTTTATTCGATTCTCTCGGAAACGACAAACAAACCCGGTTTCAACTTCAGCTCACCTTACCCGAACAAAGAATTCTCATCAAACAAAAAGTATTTGGAGAGGAATCCTTAGACGGATTGGAAAAAACGAAACTTCTTCTCATCGACGTAAAGGAATGGGTCAACGGAAGAACCAAGGGACTCGAACCGAAAGAAGTCGTTTGGGCGATTTGTATCATCGTGATGCCTTTGTATCTTCTCAAGTTGATTACGTATTTATTATCCGTATTTTGTATCGCAACTGCTGGATATAAGGCGGTTCGCGACATTCGACAAGAGTTGTTTGAAAAAAATCAACTGCTCCCGTTGACTTACTTTTTCAAAGAAAAAACCGGTTTGATGATGAGCAGAATCATCAACGACGTCGAGGTCGTTGCGGCAGTGATTTCCAGCAATTTTCGGGACGCGACGATCAATTTCTTTTATGTCATTACTCACTTGATGGTTTTATTATATTTGAATACGGAACTTCTTGTAGTCGCTTGTCTTACTGTGCCCGTCATCATTCTTCCGGTAACCTTGTTTACTCGAAAGATCACAAAGTCCACGGTTCGTTCCCAGGAAAAGATGGCGGATTTGAACGCGAATATCCAGGAAATGATTTCCGGAATCAAGGTGATCCGTGTTTTTAACACGGAACAATACGAACAGACAAAGTTCGGAAAGATCAATCACAACGTTTATCGTAGAAATTTTAAGGGTCAATTTTATCTCCAGATCGCGCCTTCTCTTGTCGAGTTGACTTCTTCGATCGTAGTTTTGGGATTTTTCGCCGCGGGTGCGAGCCTTATCTATAACGGAAGATTCACTCAGGGGGAATTTATGGCCTTCCTGTTGACGTTGCTTTTTCTTTTGCGTCCGTTGACCCAGCTTTCCCAGATGGTGGGAAAGATCACGCAGGCGATCGCATCCGGAAAAAGAATTTTTGAAATCGTCGATTTGGAAACCGAAGATCACAGCGAAGAAAGTAAAATCTCCGCCCCTCCTCTGGAAACGAGTATCGAGTTTAAGAATTTATTTTTTTCTTATCCCGGGACCAATGCCGCGGTTTTAAAGGACATCAATCTCAAAGTAAAAAAGGGGGAAACGATCGCGCTCATCGGAGCGAGCGGCTGTGGTAAGTCCACTCTTATGGACTTACTTCCACGCTTTTTCGATCCGAGTTCCGGCACCATCGAATTTGATGGAACCGATGTTCGAGACATCAGTCTGGGAGATCTGCGAAAAAAGATCGGTATCGTAACCCAGGACATCTTTTTGTTTCACGGATCCGTTGCGGACAATATCGCTTATGGAAAACCGGGAGCCACTCGCAAGGATGTGATCCGTGCCGCGAGACTGGCGCACGCACACGACTTTATCAAAAAAATGGACAACGGATACGATAGTATTCTCGGAGTCAGAGGTTTGAATCTTTCCGGAGGCCAGAGACAAAGACTCGTAATTGCAAGAGCGCTTTTGCGGGATCCGGAGATTATGATCTTGGATGAGGCAACCTCGGCGCTCGACGTAGAATCGGAACGATTGGTGAGCGATGCGTTACGCCGCTTGTATACCAATCGAACCACATTCGTAATTGCTCATAGACTTTCCACGATCAAGGATATTCCGAGAATCATCGTGATGGACAACGGAAAAATCGTAGAAGAAGGGGATCACAATTCCCTTTATGAACAAAATGGAATCTATCGTAAACTTTCGGACAATCAATTTGCGACCAATAACGGAGTACTACCATGA
- a CDS encoding aminodeoxychorismate/anthranilate synthase component II, producing the protein MLLLIDNYDSFTYNLYQYFCQIGNEVEVFRNDRITLSEIKDLSPKGIILSPGPGRPEDSKVCLDVIRELGGKLPIFGVCLGHQAIGLVHGGKIVSAPSIMHGKVSLIEHDGKDIYKGIPSPFVATRYHSLVIQPESMPAELEVASKTPDGVIMGVRHKTKRHLYGVQFHPESIMTGAGLDLVRNFSSIVQEL; encoded by the coding sequence ATGCTTCTCCTCATCGATAATTACGATTCTTTCACATACAATCTCTATCAGTATTTCTGTCAGATCGGAAACGAAGTGGAAGTTTTTAGAAACGATAGAATCACTTTGAGCGAGATCAAAGACCTCTCTCCCAAAGGTATCATCCTTTCTCCGGGACCGGGGCGCCCCGAGGATTCCAAGGTTTGTTTGGACGTGATTCGCGAGTTGGGTGGAAAACTTCCGATTTTTGGAGTTTGTCTCGGACATCAGGCGATCGGTCTCGTTCACGGCGGTAAAATCGTTTCAGCGCCCTCGATCATGCACGGAAAGGTTTCTCTCATCGAACACGACGGAAAGGATATCTACAAGGGAATTCCCTCTCCTTTTGTAGCGACGCGATATCATTCTCTCGTAATCCAACCGGAAAGTATGCCCGCCGAGTTGGAAGTCGCATCTAAAACTCCGGACGGAGTGATCATGGGGGTTCGACACAAAACCAAAAGGCATCTTTACGGAGTACAATTTCATCCGGAATCGATTATGACCGGCGCAGGCTTGGATTTGGTCCGGAACTTTTCTTCCATCGTTCAGGAGTTATGA
- the trpE gene encoding anthranilate synthase component I, with amino-acid sequence METPVSLFAKWGCESSKHSFLLESVEGGEKLGRNSFLGKSPSRLLQGKNGLFYITKGDESETEIITYDPLVLLENLLGDDVYVQDYRLPPFAGGAVGFLSFSAVRYYESIPDTKPEDENAPDCYFAIYDELLVVDHIDHVLRIVVNARIGEHASLRECYDSILKKIESIELEITNGLVSEEIKNPKKVLGTLQLNPNIPDEEYKKNVERAKEYIKAGDIFQVVPSRKVQFKPEVSPFQIYRGLRTVNPSPYMYYLRLGEITIVGSSPEIMVKYAGNQTHLRPIAGTRPRGKNSSEDKFLEDNLLADPKEIAEHIMLVDLGRNDLGRVCKPGTVRVNEFKVIEKYSHVMHIVSQCSGELDEEKTVYDLIRATLPAGTVSGAPKIRAMEIIDELENTRRAIYSGALGYISFSGESDLAIIIRTIVFYGDTAYLQAGGGVVYDSVPELELEETKNKMAALLKAVEFARNGLKGEWK; translated from the coding sequence ATGGAGACTCCTGTTTCCCTGTTTGCAAAATGGGGATGCGAGTCTTCGAAACATTCTTTTCTTTTAGAATCCGTAGAAGGCGGCGAAAAACTCGGAAGAAATTCCTTTTTGGGAAAATCTCCTTCCCGTCTTTTACAAGGAAAAAACGGTTTATTCTACATCACAAAAGGGGATGAATCCGAAACGGAAATCATCACCTACGATCCTTTGGTTCTTTTGGAGAATCTTTTAGGAGACGACGTTTATGTCCAAGACTATCGTCTTCCTCCGTTTGCGGGCGGCGCGGTGGGATTTCTTTCTTTTTCCGCGGTTCGTTATTACGAATCCATTCCCGATACCAAACCCGAGGACGAAAACGCTCCCGATTGTTACTTTGCGATCTATGACGAACTTTTAGTGGTCGATCATATCGATCACGTTTTGAGAATCGTAGTCAACGCTCGTATCGGAGAACATGCTTCTTTGCGGGAATGTTACGATTCCATTCTTAAAAAAATAGAATCGATCGAACTCGAAATCACCAACGGCCTTGTTTCGGAAGAAATCAAAAATCCGAAAAAAGTCTTGGGAACTCTTCAGCTCAATCCGAATATTCCGGATGAAGAATATAAGAAAAATGTGGAACGCGCCAAGGAATACATCAAGGCCGGAGACATCTTTCAAGTGGTTCCTTCCCGGAAAGTGCAGTTTAAACCGGAGGTTTCTCCGTTTCAAATCTATCGCGGTTTGAGAACCGTAAACCCAAGTCCTTATATGTATTATTTGAGACTCGGAGAGATTACGATCGTGGGCAGTTCTCCGGAGATTATGGTCAAATACGCCGGCAATCAGACGCATCTTCGCCCGATTGCAGGAACACGTCCGCGTGGAAAGAATTCCAGCGAGGATAAATTTCTGGAAGACAATCTTCTTGCCGATCCCAAGGAAATCGCGGAACATATCATGCTCGTCGATCTTGGTCGCAACGACCTCGGAAGAGTTTGTAAGCCGGGAACGGTTCGTGTGAACGAATTCAAGGTGATCGAAAAATATTCTCACGTTATGCACATCGTAAGTCAGTGTTCCGGAGAATTGGATGAGGAAAAAACGGTTTACGATCTGATCCGGGCTACCCTACCAGCAGGAACCGTTTCCGGAGCGCCAAAGATCCGGGCCATGGAAATCATAGACGAATTGGAAAACACACGCAGAGCGATTTACTCCGGAGCCCTCGGATATATTTCTTTTTCCGGCGAAAGCGATCTCGCTATCATCATTCGCACCATCGTTTTCTACGGAGATACCGCGTATCTTCAAGCCGGGGGCGGAGTTGTGTATGACTCCGTTCCGGAATTGGAACTGGAAGAAACAAAAAACAAAATGGCCGCACTTTTAAAGGCAGTAGAGTTTGCGAGAAACGGACTCAAAGGAGAATGGAAATAA